In Opisthocomus hoazin isolate bOpiHoa1 chromosome 17, bOpiHoa1.hap1, whole genome shotgun sequence, one DNA window encodes the following:
- the ATP5IF1 gene encoding ATPase inhibitor, mitochondrial: MAAAMAARGGLRGALLAQQQRWSSGSGADQLGELGKGAGKGGGGGGAIREAGGAFGKKQAAEEERYFREKEREQLAALRKHHEEEIDHHKREIERLQKEIERHKYKIKKLKDDD; this comes from the exons atggcggcggcgatggcggcgcggggcgggctgcgcggggccctgctggcgcagcagcagcgctggAGCTCGGGCTCGGGCGCCGACCAG ctgGGCGAGCTGGGCAAAGGCGCCGGgaagggcggcgggggcggcggcgccatcCGCGAGGCCGGGGGGGCCTTCGGGAAGAAGCAGGCGGCCGAGGAGGAGCGGTACTTCAG ggagaaggaaagggagcaGCTGGCCGCCCTGCGCAAGCACCACGAGGAGGAGATCGACCACCACAAGAGAGAGATTGAGCGGCTGCAGAAGGAGATCGAGCGCCACAAGTACAAGATCAAGAAGCTGAAAGACGACGACTGA